One part of the Microbulbifer sp. THAF38 genome encodes these proteins:
- a CDS encoding glutathione S-transferase family protein yields the protein MGLLVNGQWQDQWYDTKDSGGAFKREAAQLRNWITSDGSAGPSGRGGFKAESGRYHLYVSLACPWAHRTLIFRKLKKLEEHISISVVSPDMLEQGWSFNTDEGSSGDALFGYQFLHQLYTRNKADYSGRVTVPVLWDKHQNCIVSNESSEIIRMFNSAFNEISGDTQDFFPEDKQEEIENINQLVYENINNGVYRSGFATTQEAYEQAYTNLFNALDQVENLLAKQRYLVGEEITEADWRLFTTLIRFDSVYHGHFKCNRQRLEDFPNLRNYVRELYQWPGVADTVDFHHIKRHYYFSHTMINPTQVVPVGPDIDYSHPFNRTTG from the coding sequence ATGGGACTTTTAGTAAACGGCCAATGGCAAGACCAGTGGTACGACACCAAAGATTCTGGTGGTGCCTTCAAGAGAGAGGCGGCCCAACTGCGCAATTGGATTACCAGTGATGGCAGCGCCGGACCCAGTGGTAGAGGGGGCTTTAAGGCGGAATCCGGGCGCTACCATTTATATGTTTCCCTGGCCTGCCCCTGGGCCCATCGCACGCTGATTTTCCGCAAGTTGAAAAAGCTGGAGGAGCATATCAGTATTTCTGTGGTAAGCCCGGATATGCTCGAACAGGGCTGGAGTTTTAATACCGATGAAGGCAGCAGCGGCGATGCGCTGTTTGGCTATCAATTCTTACACCAGCTATATACCCGCAACAAGGCCGACTACAGCGGGCGCGTGACTGTACCGGTGCTCTGGGATAAACATCAGAACTGTATTGTCAGCAATGAGTCCTCTGAAATCATTCGTATGTTTAACAGCGCATTTAATGAAATTAGTGGGGATACTCAGGACTTTTTCCCAGAGGACAAACAAGAGGAAATTGAGAACATTAATCAACTGGTATACGAGAATATCAACAACGGCGTATACCGCAGTGGTTTTGCCACCACCCAGGAAGCCTATGAACAAGCCTATACTAATTTGTTTAATGCCCTGGATCAGGTAGAAAACCTTTTAGCCAAGCAGCGCTACCTCGTTGGTGAAGAAATTACCGAAGCAGATTGGCGACTATTCACCACCCTAATTCGCTTTGATTCGGTCTATCACGGCCACTTTAAGTGCAATCGCCAGCGTCTGGAAGACTTCCCCAATCTGCGCAACTATGTGCGAGAGTTATACCAGTGGCCTGGTGTTGCCGATACTGTCGACTTTCACCATATCAAACGGCATTACTATTTTAGCCATACCATGATCAACCCAACCCAGGTGGTCCCGGTAGGACCAGATATCGACTATAGCCACCCTTTTAACCGCACCACTGGCTAA
- a CDS encoding OmpW family outer membrane protein produces MHYTHFFSEHINHTAQNYFGIVLGAESLARWRVDNSWGLAGEVGTGVAFGRDSRWLFNTTIWYLDIDAEAEIHLRSGLNVRSRIHLDIDVDCILIPLFLLGGWIPLLRS; encoded by the coding sequence GTGCATTACACTCATTTTTTCAGCGAGCATATCAACCATACGGCGCAGAACTACTTTGGGATTGTACTCGGGGCTGAGTCACTGGCCAGATGGAGGGTAGATAATTCCTGGGGGCTGGCTGGGGAAGTTGGTACTGGTGTTGCCTTTGGCAGGGACAGCCGCTGGCTGTTCAATACGACTATTTGGTACCTTGATATTGATGCTGAAGCAGAGATTCACTTACGATCCGGCCTTAATGTTAGATCCCGCATCCATCTGGATATAGACGTGGATTGCATATTGATCCCTTTGTTTCTCCTTGGGGGCTGGATACCACTTCTGAGATCCTAG
- a CDS encoding YopT-type cysteine protease domain-containing protein yields the protein MPKDSGASQFGGQQTWKFSQGDYGKITKKHPHTKGGICEALAVSWISKALQSGLQDALSTGGSIDSTKMAVVAQRFASMYRFKFMNGTEGRPSNAHEMMRETTQYLVSQGFEHLRQVGNGIATKKVSPSLDEQFTTAFGGFESKEYFTQQSQTLFCMLRTAGTGWGHAMAFRVTATTDKITYFFDPNKGEFKFLRYTQFRKWYEQYHRQSSIYRTSRAIGFDVFKHKDR from the coding sequence ATGCCAAAAGACTCCGGAGCCTCTCAATTCGGTGGCCAGCAGACATGGAAATTTAGTCAAGGTGATTACGGCAAAATCACAAAGAAGCATCCTCACACCAAGGGCGGAATCTGTGAGGCATTAGCGGTAAGTTGGATTAGCAAAGCACTACAGTCCGGCCTTCAAGATGCTCTTTCCACCGGGGGTAGTATCGATAGCACAAAGATGGCCGTTGTGGCACAGCGCTTTGCTTCCATGTATCGATTCAAGTTTATGAATGGTACCGAGGGTCGCCCCAGTAATGCTCATGAAATGATGCGGGAAACAACGCAATATTTAGTGTCTCAGGGTTTTGAACATTTACGTCAAGTGGGTAATGGGATCGCGACAAAGAAAGTCAGTCCCTCTTTGGATGAGCAATTTACCACGGCATTTGGCGGCTTTGAGTCCAAAGAATACTTTACCCAACAATCTCAGACACTTTTTTGTATGCTGAGAACGGCAGGAACCGGGTGGGGCCACGCCATGGCATTCCGTGTTACTGCAACCACCGATAAAATCACTTACTTTTTCGACCCCAATAAAGGCGAGTTCAAGTTTTTGCGTTATACCCAATTTCGGAAGTGGTATGAGCAATATCATCGCCAATCCAGTATTTATCGCACATCGCGCGCAATTGGATTTGACGTGTTTAAGCATAAGGACCGGTAA
- a CDS encoding DoxX family protein — protein sequence MTTSALSTAQPSANHKLFAGIADLSGRIGLAAIFLLAGVNKIQNYEGSAQYLAMGGLPEFLLPLVILFEIGGALALIVGFQVRLTALAFAGFSLLTAVMFHNNLSDQMQFLMFFKNLAMTGGFLVVAAHGTGRFSLDRRRSTV from the coding sequence ATGACCACTTCTGCTTTATCCACAGCCCAGCCCAGCGCTAACCACAAGCTATTTGCGGGCATCGCAGATCTAAGTGGGCGTATCGGCCTGGCGGCGATATTCTTACTTGCTGGCGTGAACAAGATTCAGAACTATGAGGGCAGCGCCCAGTACTTAGCCATGGGCGGCCTACCAGAGTTTCTGCTGCCACTGGTGATTTTGTTTGAGATTGGTGGCGCCCTTGCGTTGATTGTGGGTTTCCAGGTGCGCCTTACCGCACTAGCCTTTGCCGGCTTCAGCTTGCTGACCGCGGTAATGTTTCACAATAATCTGTCCGATCAGATGCAGTTTTTGATGTTCTTTAAGAATCTGGCTATGACCGGCGGCTTCCTGGTAGTGGCCGCTCATGGTACCGGACGCTTTAGCCTAGACAGACGCAGAAGTACCGTTTAG